Proteins encoded by one window of Bacteroidales bacterium:
- a CDS encoding 3-isopropylmalate dehydratase large subunit, which produces MSGKTFAEKILGAEAGAIVFRKPDIILTHDNTASIANTFKKMGGEKVYDPDQLLIVLDHNAPPTNAELANDYQKIRDIVKEQGITKFHDVGKGICHQIMAEYAKPKMIIVGSDSHTCTAGAFNSFAAGIDRTETAGLWKQGETWFRVPESIKITLNGKLPAGVYGKDLSLWIIGMMGSSGADYMSIEYHGEGVKSLSISDRMTIANLASEMGAKNAVFPADEVLSKHFGGQVNGTWADADARYFREIEINLSELFPVVAAPHHVDNVKSLSSVKGTKLNQAMIGTCTNGRIEDLRLAAEILKGKKLPDGFQLLVIPASQDIYLQAMESGMIRTFMEAGASVLSPSCGPCLGTGQGIPADNYTIISTANRNFKGRMGNKNSSIYLASPAVVAYSALKGEIADPRETDAADTFPYTIEQSKTVDIQQGEDRFANGTWNYSDVDNLNTDQMFAGNLTYNVKSSEAEKIMPHLFKGFDDSFSERVKEGDIIVAGANFGCGSSREHPSVGLAFAGIKAVICKSVNRIFYRSSVNQGLPIILLPEAVDAYQQGDQVDIDFEAGKVIIGGKAYHFSPLPDKLVGIFKAKGLVNFVKQAT; this is translated from the coding sequence ATGAGCGGAAAGACATTTGCCGAAAAAATTCTGGGTGCCGAAGCAGGTGCCATCGTTTTCAGGAAACCGGATATCATCCTCACCCATGATAACACGGCCAGTATCGCAAATACCTTTAAAAAGATGGGAGGTGAAAAAGTGTATGATCCTGATCAACTCCTCATCGTACTTGATCATAATGCTCCACCAACAAATGCTGAATTGGCTAATGATTACCAGAAAATCAGGGACATTGTAAAAGAACAGGGTATCACTAAATTCCATGATGTAGGCAAAGGCATTTGCCACCAGATTATGGCTGAATATGCTAAGCCCAAAATGATTATTGTTGGAAGCGACAGTCATACCTGTACTGCAGGAGCCTTTAATTCATTTGCAGCTGGAATCGACCGGACTGAGACTGCCGGCCTTTGGAAGCAAGGTGAAACCTGGTTTAGGGTTCCGGAATCTATTAAGATCACCTTGAATGGAAAACTTCCTGCCGGTGTATATGGGAAAGACCTGTCATTGTGGATTATTGGAATGATGGGATCAAGTGGTGCTGACTATATGAGCATCGAATACCATGGAGAAGGTGTTAAAAGCCTTTCTATTTCCGATCGTATGACCATTGCCAACCTGGCTTCTGAAATGGGAGCCAAAAATGCAGTTTTCCCTGCCGATGAAGTATTGTCAAAGCATTTCGGTGGACAGGTTAATGGAACATGGGCTGATGCAGATGCAAGGTATTTCAGAGAAATTGAAATCAATCTCAGCGAGTTATTCCCTGTAGTAGCGGCTCCTCACCATGTGGATAATGTAAAATCATTATCTTCTGTTAAGGGTACAAAACTTAATCAGGCGATGATTGGAACCTGCACAAACGGACGTATTGAAGACCTTCGCCTGGCTGCCGAAATTCTAAAAGGCAAGAAACTTCCGGATGGATTTCAATTACTTGTGATTCCTGCTTCTCAGGATATTTACCTTCAAGCAATGGAGTCGGGTATGATTCGTACATTTATGGAAGCAGGAGCTAGCGTACTATCTCCTTCATGCGGACCATGCCTAGGCACCGGACAGGGAATTCCGGCAGATAATTATACCATCATTTCTACAGCTAACCGGAATTTTAAAGGAAGGATGGGGAATAAGAATTCTTCAATTTACCTGGCTTCACCCGCTGTTGTTGCTTATTCTGCCTTAAAAGGCGAGATTGCTGATCCCAGGGAAACAGATGCCGCAGATACATTCCCTTATACAATCGAACAAAGCAAAACTGTTGATATTCAACAGGGCGAAGATAGGTTTGCCAATGGTACCTGGAACTACTCCGACGTTGATAATCTCAACACCGACCAGATGTTTGCTGGCAATCTTACCTATAATGTTAAAAGTTCTGAAGCAGAGAAAATCATGCCTCACTTATTTAAAGGTTTTGACGATAGCTTCTCTGAACGTGTTAAAGAAGGTGATATTATTGTAGCTGGTGCCAATTTTGGATGTGGTTCCTCAAGAGAGCATCCTTCTGTCGGATTAGCTTTTGCCGGAATTAAAGCGGTCATCTGCAAAAGTGTTAACCGTATATTCTATCGTTCTTCAGTAAACCAGGGACTTCCCATTATCCTGCTTCCTGAAGCTGTAGATGCCTATCAACAAGGTGACCAGGTAGATATCGACTTCGAGGCAGGAAAAGTTATTATTGGCGGGAAAGCCTATCATTTTTCTCCGCTACCCGATAAACTCGTGGGAATATTTAAAGCCAAGGGATTGGTGAACTTTGTGAAGCAAGCTACCTGA
- a CDS encoding acyl-CoA thioesterase produces the protein MSIDLEQRKIITETRQSKIIFPNSLNDHATLFGGEVLKWMDEVAYITAIRFCRQEMVTVSADRIIFRKPVPAGSILELVGKVTHMSHASITVTIEIFAETFLDDHKEKVLEGKFRFAAIDDNHKLTRISPPL, from the coding sequence ATGAGTATTGATTTAGAACAACGAAAAATCATAACGGAAACCCGTCAGAGCAAAATTATTTTCCCCAACTCATTGAATGACCATGCTACCCTCTTTGGAGGCGAAGTACTGAAGTGGATGGATGAGGTTGCCTATATTACAGCAATAAGGTTTTGTCGACAGGAAATGGTAACAGTATCTGCTGACAGGATAATATTTCGAAAACCAGTGCCTGCCGGGAGTATACTTGAATTAGTCGGGAAGGTCACCCATATGAGCCATGCAAGCATTACTGTGACCATTGAAATTTTCGCAGAAACATTTCTTGATGATCATAAAGAAAAAGTATTAGAGGGAAAATTCAGGTTTGCTGCAATTGATGATAATCACAAGCTTACAAGAATTTCCCCTCCTTTATAA
- a CDS encoding metallophosphoesterase, whose translation MKKIIWFVVLIILVMGGMWVGGNFYPRYTSRLMGFGFFLLLDISLWNVFISNLPSKKQFFSKLLKIAYWVPLGFLISFIILSFIWPMKNWPAILRIYFPGMLIPLFIWKLILVISMLLGVIFSALLHFFHWLTKSRQNNYKLSRFMISFGLVIATLMSVLMVSGFIFWVYDFKVRTIEVKLEGLPEKFEGFRIVQLSDIHLGSWYSDRPLIKAVEMVQAQKPDMILFTGDMVNYVTDEAYPFEPVLNQLKAPMGVYAILGNHDYGDYVSWKSEKEHLQNNEQLQDFYHKLNWNCLNNSHSIIKKDSDSIVLIGVENWSAKAIWGQKGNLARALQGVEDVRTMILLSHDPTHWKAEVIPSFPGIDLTLSGHTHAMQMGWEFGKHRWSPAKWLFNEWGGIYENKSGNGNMQYLYVNRGLGHIGFPGRIGIKPEITVIILRKE comes from the coding sequence ATGAAGAAGATAATCTGGTTTGTGGTTTTGATAATTCTTGTCATGGGAGGGATGTGGGTAGGTGGAAATTTTTATCCCAGGTATACTTCAAGATTGATGGGTTTTGGTTTTTTCCTGTTACTGGATATTTCACTCTGGAATGTTTTTATTTCTAATCTCCCATCTAAAAAACAATTTTTCTCAAAACTGTTGAAGATTGCTTACTGGGTGCCCTTGGGCTTTCTTATTTCTTTTATCATTCTTTCATTCATCTGGCCTATGAAAAATTGGCCGGCTATTCTCCGGATTTACTTTCCGGGTATGCTCATCCCCTTATTTATCTGGAAATTGATCCTGGTGATAAGTATGTTACTTGGAGTGATCTTTTCGGCTCTACTCCATTTTTTCCATTGGCTCACTAAAAGTCGTCAGAATAATTATAAACTGTCCCGGTTCATGATTTCCTTTGGCCTGGTGATCGCCACATTGATGTCAGTACTTATGGTTTCTGGTTTTATTTTTTGGGTTTATGACTTCAAAGTCAGGACGATAGAAGTGAAATTGGAAGGGCTGCCCGAAAAGTTTGAAGGATTCAGGATTGTTCAGCTTTCGGATATTCATCTCGGTAGTTGGTATTCAGACCGGCCCCTCATTAAAGCTGTTGAAATGGTGCAGGCTCAAAAACCAGATATGATTCTTTTCACCGGGGATATGGTGAATTATGTCACCGATGAGGCTTATCCTTTCGAACCTGTCCTCAATCAATTAAAAGCACCTATGGGTGTATATGCCATCCTGGGAAATCATGATTATGGCGATTATGTAAGTTGGAAATCGGAAAAGGAACATCTTCAGAATAATGAACAACTGCAGGATTTTTATCATAAACTTAATTGGAATTGTTTAAATAATAGTCATAGCATTATTAAAAAAGATAGTGACTCTATTGTATTGATAGGTGTTGAAAATTGGAGTGCCAAAGCGATTTGGGGGCAGAAGGGTAATCTGGCCAGAGCACTACAAGGTGTTGAAGATGTCAGAACTATGATCTTATTGTCTCATGATCCGACTCATTGGAAAGCGGAAGTAATTCCATCATTCCCAGGGATCGACCTAACCCTTTCCGGTCACACACATGCCATGCAAATGGGTTGGGAATTCGGTAAGCACAGGTGGAGTCCGGCGAAGTGGTTGTTCAACGAATGGGGCGGTATTTATGAGAATAAGTCAGGTAACGGGAATATGCAATACCTCTATGTTAACAGGGGATTGGGACATATCGGTTTTCCCGGAAGAATAGGAATTAAGCCGGAAATTACAGTTATTATTCTGCGAAAAGAATAA
- a CDS encoding cysteine synthase family protein has protein sequence MISNTISDPRLASKFRELWRIVGNSPLLVISFRYKGEPRLLYAKMEQFNITGSIKDRMALYVLQRAYETGQIKPGDTIVEATSGNTGIAFSAIGKALGHQVQIAMPDWMSKERVDIIRSLGATIIPISKEQGGFLGSIRKTEEIAQTQPNIFLPRQFSNQANADAHHDTTGPELYWQMSAHDLKPDAFVAGVGTGGTVMGVGHFLKEMNPLIKVHPLEPAESPTLTTGCKIGNHRIQGISDEFIPDLVKLNKLDQIITSHDGDAILMAQQLASKLGLAVGISSGANFIGALKVQNQMGSEAAVVTVFSDSNKKYLSTDLMKNEPVREGYLTPDVELLDYSVFKRVCKTCCDVVNCNIKSIKTECHSCG, from the coding sequence ATGATCAGTAATACCATCAGCGATCCACGCTTAGCTTCAAAGTTCAGAGAATTATGGCGAATTGTCGGCAACTCTCCATTACTTGTGATTAGTTTCAGGTATAAGGGTGAACCCAGACTTCTGTATGCTAAGATGGAACAATTCAATATTACAGGAAGTATCAAGGACAGGATGGCTTTGTATGTTCTGCAAAGAGCCTATGAAACAGGTCAGATTAAACCCGGCGACACCATTGTTGAAGCCACTAGCGGAAATACCGGTATTGCATTTTCTGCAATAGGAAAAGCCCTTGGACACCAGGTGCAGATTGCTATGCCGGATTGGATGAGTAAAGAACGGGTTGATATTATACGCAGTCTTGGAGCAACGATTATTCCTATTTCAAAAGAACAGGGAGGATTCCTGGGGAGCATTAGAAAAACTGAAGAAATTGCACAAACGCAACCCAATATTTTTCTTCCCAGGCAATTCTCTAACCAGGCTAATGCTGATGCTCATCACGATACCACTGGCCCTGAATTATATTGGCAAATGTCGGCACATGATCTCAAACCGGATGCCTTTGTTGCAGGTGTAGGAACAGGTGGAACCGTAATGGGAGTCGGGCACTTTCTGAAGGAAATGAATCCACTCATCAAGGTACATCCACTTGAACCTGCAGAATCCCCTACCCTGACTACAGGATGTAAAATAGGAAATCACCGGATCCAGGGTATTTCTGATGAATTCATTCCCGACCTGGTGAAGCTGAATAAATTAGACCAAATCATCACCTCACATGATGGAGATGCTATTCTTATGGCACAGCAACTTGCCTCAAAATTGGGACTTGCAGTAGGAATTTCATCCGGAGCCAATTTTATTGGTGCATTAAAAGTACAGAACCAGATGGGAAGCGAGGCTGCTGTTGTAACTGTCTTCTCCGATAGTAATAAAAAATACCTGAGTACCGATCTCATGAAAAATGAACCGGTAAGAGAGGGATATTTAACGCCAGATGTTGAATTGCTGGATTATTCCGTATTCAAGAGGGTATGCAAAACATGCTGTGATGTAGTGAATTGCAATATCAAATCCATTAAAACTGAATGCCATAGTTGTGGATAA
- a CDS encoding aminotransferase class V-fold PLP-dependent enzyme, with translation MTDISRHFLSFREGIIGNELEYSTAYGKQTMVYADWVASGRLYQPIEDRITQTIGPWVANTHTETCETGQLMTKAYHHAQQIIKKHVNASPSDVLVTTGFGMTAALVKFQRILNLKSCGLKHGRDCIKEEQRPVVFVTHMEHHSNQTSWYYTIADVEVIPPGEGLLVDPENLRVLLEKYKNRELKIGSFTACSNVTGIETPYHELARVMHEAGGYCFIDFAASAPYSDIDMHPADPMEKLDAIFFSPHKFLGGPGSSGILIFDSLLYKREDPDQPGGGTVDWTNPWGEFKFVDDIETREDGGTPGFLQAMRTAMCIRIKEKMGVKLMREREDQLVLSAFSAMEKIPGLHILADNVRNRLGIISFYIDNIHYNLVVKLLSDRFGIQVRGGCACAGTYGHFLLDVSYEQSKEITDRITHGDLSQKPGWIRLSLHPTMTDKELDNVMIALQQISVNHKSWVKDYLYNKHTNEFIHIDEWHQKDELVSTWFTFEK, from the coding sequence ATGACTGATATTTCAAGGCATTTTTTATCATTTCGTGAAGGGATTATTGGTAATGAACTGGAATATTCCACTGCTTATGGCAAACAAACTATGGTTTATGCTGATTGGGTGGCTAGCGGCCGGCTTTACCAACCTATTGAAGACAGAATCACTCAAACCATAGGGCCCTGGGTAGCCAATACTCATACAGAAACCTGTGAAACAGGGCAATTGATGACAAAAGCCTATCATCATGCCCAGCAGATCATCAAGAAACATGTAAATGCGTCTCCTTCAGATGTTCTTGTAACAACCGGTTTTGGTATGACTGCTGCCCTGGTAAAGTTTCAGAGAATCCTTAACCTGAAATCCTGTGGTTTGAAGCATGGCAGGGATTGTATCAAGGAAGAACAGCGTCCTGTGGTATTTGTCACCCATATGGAACATCACTCTAATCAAACTTCATGGTATTATACGATTGCTGATGTGGAAGTAATTCCTCCTGGCGAGGGCTTACTGGTTGATCCGGAAAACCTTCGTGTGCTGCTTGAAAAATACAAAAACAGGGAATTGAAGATCGGCTCTTTCACTGCCTGCAGCAATGTTACCGGCATCGAAACACCTTATCACGAGCTGGCAAGGGTAATGCATGAAGCAGGAGGATATTGTTTTATAGATTTTGCCGCATCGGCCCCTTATTCTGATATTGATATGCATCCTGCCGATCCGATGGAAAAGCTTGATGCCATCTTTTTCTCTCCTCACAAATTCCTGGGTGGACCTGGTTCTTCCGGCATTCTGATCTTTGATTCATTGCTATATAAAAGGGAGGATCCTGATCAACCCGGTGGAGGAACTGTTGATTGGACCAATCCCTGGGGTGAGTTCAAATTTGTTGATGATATTGAAACAAGAGAAGATGGAGGCACTCCCGGTTTTCTGCAAGCTATGAGAACTGCGATGTGCATTCGGATCAAGGAAAAAATGGGGGTTAAGCTGATGCGTGAGAGGGAAGACCAATTAGTGCTCTCAGCATTTTCGGCAATGGAGAAAATTCCAGGCTTACATATTCTCGCAGATAATGTCAGGAACCGTTTGGGTATTATTTCATTCTATATTGACAATATTCACTATAACCTCGTGGTGAAACTTCTCAGTGATCGTTTTGGTATTCAGGTTCGCGGTGGTTGTGCCTGTGCAGGAACCTACGGACACTTTCTCCTGGACGTGAGTTACGAACAATCGAAGGAAATCACCGACCGAATAACTCATGGTGATCTGTCCCAAAAACCCGGATGGATAAGACTCTCTTTGCATCCAACTATGACAGATAAGGAACTGGACAATGTGATGATTGCTCTTCAGCAAATTTCTGTTAACCACAAATCATGGGTGAAGGATTATCTATACAATAAGCACACAAATGAGTTTATCCATATTGATGAGTGGCATCAGAAAGACGAACTGGTTTCTACCTGGTTCACCTTTGAAAAATAG
- a CDS encoding ABC transporter ATP-binding protein produces the protein MITGINIRKSFGTLEVLKGIDLQIHKGEIISIVGASGAGKTTLLQIIGTLDKPGSGKLFIDGIEISGLNEKKLSDFRNRHIGFVFQFHHLLPEFTALENLCIPAYIAGSGKSQATKRASELLEFLHLSNRASHKPSELSGGEQQRIAVARALMNNPSVILADEPSGNLDSSNAKELHELFFSLRKEFNQTFVIVTHNEEFANGSDRKLTIVDGLIAS, from the coding sequence ATGATTACCGGGATAAATATTCGTAAATCATTCGGGACGCTTGAAGTATTGAAAGGAATTGACCTCCAGATACACAAAGGTGAAATTATTTCGATTGTTGGTGCCTCAGGTGCCGGGAAAACGACACTTTTGCAAATCATCGGCACCCTTGATAAGCCAGGTTCAGGGAAGTTATTTATTGATGGGATAGAGATATCAGGTCTGAATGAAAAGAAGCTTTCTGATTTCAGAAACAGACATATAGGTTTTGTATTCCAGTTTCATCACCTCCTGCCTGAATTCACTGCTTTGGAGAACCTTTGTATTCCTGCTTATATTGCAGGTTCCGGAAAAAGCCAGGCTACAAAAAGAGCCTCCGAACTTCTGGAATTCCTTCACCTTTCGAACAGGGCCTCACATAAACCTTCAGAACTCTCCGGCGGTGAACAGCAGCGTATTGCAGTTGCACGAGCATTAATGAATAATCCGTCAGTAATACTTGCTGATGAACCTTCAGGCAACCTGGATTCATCAAATGCCAAAGAATTGCATGAGTTGTTTTTCTCATTGCGTAAGGAATTCAATCAGACTTTTGTGATTGTAACCCATAATGAAGAATTTGCAAACGGTTCGGACAGAAAACTTACCATTGTCGATGGATTGATTGCAAGTTGA
- a CDS encoding carbohydrate binding family 9 domain-containing protein — protein sequence MKVFFIFFFTFIVFSVNAQVDRKKSNAARCEVPPRIDGVLNDASWANADPIIDFTQFLPLYGTKPSHPTEVRILYDDYAIYIGAKMTDLYPDSIPMQLGNRDDENMNADYFEIQFDTYDNQLDAYTFSLSVAGVQVDSRVTDDTYDGVWLSEVKVAEDGWIAEMKIPYSALRFPKTSLQNWGLQITRSFRRNREFDQWSLEKQGANNKLVHWGTLTNISDIEPPVRLSLTPYFAMAAEHYPNDPGKDISTSFGGGMDLKFGLNESFTVDMTLLPDFSQVQSDNKIKNLTAFETIYDEQRPFFNEAVDLFEKGDIFYSRRIGKTPLNFLHDSSQLMDGERIIKNPVQQRLINATKLSGRTSSGLAIGLLNAVTANTYAIVEDTGEQQRKILTDPASNYNMIVLAQALKNNSEIFISNTNLVRAKNYRDANVTAAGIKLNDKSNTYSLNINGGVSQIFTPSETGENKNEVGYKFYTGLGKYNGNFLFSIIKGMMNDTYNANDMGVNWYNNYHMNYASISYNIYQPWWRLRDLHNSLVLQNENNFTTSKVQKASIDLKSYGSTMKYLTIWVNASYEFLSTYDYYEPRVSGRFYRKPTSLSGNIGFSSDYRKPFALDGTLEVSNTAINHTFQRAVSIHPIFRINNHFVFNYSFTSDYTANQVGYAHHFSNQGIDSIIFGKRDITTIINALSGKYLFRNNLSINLNTRHYWSKGVYKSFYTLNTEGNTVEAPSYSGKHDFNFNVFTVDMVFSWVFAPGSSLNIVWKNAINPPDSNIPVPDFFTNIRNTFNSPQSNTVSFKVLYYLDYQQLKKKRHP from the coding sequence ATGAAGGTTTTTTTTATTTTCTTTTTCACATTTATAGTATTTTCAGTAAATGCGCAGGTTGACAGAAAAAAGTCGAATGCTGCCAGATGTGAAGTCCCACCCAGGATTGATGGTGTTCTCAATGATGCTTCATGGGCAAATGCTGACCCTATCATAGATTTTACACAATTTCTTCCACTTTATGGGACAAAACCCAGTCACCCGACTGAAGTCAGGATTTTGTATGATGATTATGCCATCTATATTGGCGCAAAAATGACGGATCTATATCCTGATAGTATCCCTATGCAATTAGGCAATAGAGATGATGAAAATATGAATGCTGATTATTTTGAAATCCAGTTTGATACCTATGACAATCAACTTGATGCCTACACCTTTAGTTTATCGGTTGCAGGGGTGCAGGTTGATTCCAGGGTAACGGATGATACCTATGATGGTGTTTGGCTAAGTGAGGTGAAAGTTGCAGAAGATGGTTGGATAGCTGAAATGAAGATTCCATATTCCGCACTCCGTTTTCCTAAAACATCCTTACAGAATTGGGGTTTACAAATAACCCGGTCCTTCAGGAGAAACAGGGAATTTGATCAATGGTCACTCGAAAAACAGGGAGCCAATAATAAACTCGTCCATTGGGGGACACTTACAAACATTTCAGATATTGAGCCACCGGTCCGTTTATCCCTTACTCCCTATTTTGCAATGGCTGCCGAACATTATCCCAATGATCCGGGAAAAGATATTTCAACTTCTTTTGGTGGAGGAATGGACCTAAAATTTGGACTCAATGAAAGTTTCACCGTTGATATGACTTTATTGCCCGACTTCAGCCAGGTCCAATCGGACAATAAAATCAAGAACCTTACAGCTTTTGAAACAATTTATGATGAGCAGCGGCCATTCTTTAATGAAGCGGTTGACTTGTTTGAAAAAGGGGATATATTCTATTCCCGGAGAATTGGTAAAACACCTTTGAATTTTCTTCATGATTCCAGTCAATTAATGGATGGAGAAAGAATCATCAAAAACCCGGTGCAACAGCGGTTAATTAATGCCACTAAACTTTCCGGCCGAACCAGTTCCGGACTGGCGATTGGTTTACTCAATGCAGTTACAGCAAATACCTATGCCATTGTTGAGGATACCGGGGAACAACAAAGGAAAATCCTTACCGACCCGGCAAGCAATTACAATATGATTGTACTTGCACAAGCACTGAAAAACAACTCAGAAATATTTATTAGCAACACCAACCTGGTAAGGGCAAAAAATTACAGGGATGCTAATGTAACCGCTGCCGGTATTAAGCTTAATGATAAATCAAATACTTATTCTCTCAATATCAACGGAGGGGTCAGTCAAATTTTCACCCCTTCCGAAACAGGAGAAAACAAGAATGAGGTAGGATATAAATTCTATACCGGGCTCGGAAAATATAACGGAAACTTCCTCTTTTCCATCATAAAAGGAATGATGAATGACACCTATAATGCTAATGACATGGGGGTGAACTGGTATAATAATTACCATATGAACTATGCCAGTATTTCCTACAATATTTACCAACCCTGGTGGCGCCTGAGAGATTTGCACAACTCTCTGGTCCTTCAGAATGAAAACAATTTCACTACATCTAAGGTACAAAAGGCATCAATAGATTTGAAATCATATGGTTCAACAATGAAATACCTGACTATTTGGGTAAATGCTTCCTATGAATTCCTTTCCACCTATGATTATTATGAGCCCAGGGTTAGTGGCAGATTTTACCGTAAACCGACTTCCTTAAGTGGTAATATTGGGTTTTCAAGCGATTATAGAAAGCCCTTTGCCCTGGATGGTACTTTAGAAGTCTCAAATACAGCCATTAACCACACTTTCCAGCGAGCAGTCAGTATTCACCCTATCTTCAGAATCAATAATCATTTTGTTTTTAATTATAGTTTTACCTCTGACTACACAGCTAACCAGGTTGGGTATGCGCATCATTTTTCCAATCAAGGAATAGATAGTATTATTTTTGGTAAAAGAGATATTACAACTATTATCAACGCCTTATCCGGAAAATACCTCTTCAGAAATAATTTATCGATCAACCTTAATACTCGTCACTATTGGTCGAAAGGAGTCTATAAATCTTTCTATACTTTAAATACAGAAGGCAACACAGTCGAAGCCCCCTCCTATTCAGGAAAGCATGATTTCAATTTCAATGTTTTCACTGTGGATATGGTGTTTTCATGGGTATTTGCCCCTGGCAGCAGTTTGAATATTGTATGGAAGAATGCAATTAACCCTCCTGACAGTAATATTCCTGTACCCGACTTTTTCACCAATATCCGTAATACTTTTAACTCCCCGCAAAGCAATACTGTTTCGTTCAAGGTACTTTATTACCTGGATTATCAGCAATTGAAAAAAAAGCGTCATCCATGA
- the sucC gene encoding ADP-forming succinate--CoA ligase subunit beta has product MNLHEYQAKQILSSFGVPVPNGIMAETVEQALEAAKIIQEQSGSQFCVVKAQIHAGGRGKGGGVKLAKSLDEVREKASQILGMMLVTPQTSKEGKLVRKVLIQQDVYYPGASETREFYISLLLNRAEGKVMIMYSPEGGMDIEEVAETKPEKIFLEIIDRKVGLQQFQCRNIAFTLGLSGEAFKNMVKFVKGLYDTYMGADLAMLEINPVLKTSDDKILAVDCKMRLDQNALYRHADYVAMRDIYEEDFAEVEAGQYNLNYVKLNGNVGCMVNGAGLAMATMDIIKQSGGEPANFLDVGGTANAERVEKAFRIILKDHSVKAILVNIFGGIVRCDRVAQGIVDAYKNIGDIHVPIIVRLQGTNALEAKELISQSGLAVYSAVSLQEAADLVNKVLN; this is encoded by the coding sequence ATGAATCTTCACGAATATCAGGCAAAACAAATTCTATCCAGCTTTGGTGTACCAGTTCCAAATGGTATCATGGCTGAAACAGTTGAACAGGCACTGGAGGCAGCCAAAATCATCCAGGAGCAATCAGGGTCGCAATTCTGTGTTGTAAAAGCACAGATACATGCCGGTGGCCGTGGAAAGGGCGGTGGGGTAAAGCTGGCTAAATCTTTGGATGAAGTCCGTGAAAAAGCCTCCCAGATTCTGGGGATGATGTTGGTTACTCCTCAAACCAGTAAAGAAGGAAAGTTAGTACGAAAAGTGCTGATACAACAAGATGTGTATTATCCGGGAGCCTCTGAAACCCGTGAATTTTATATTAGTCTGCTCCTTAACAGGGCGGAAGGTAAAGTTATGATAATGTACTCTCCTGAAGGTGGAATGGATATTGAAGAAGTAGCAGAAACCAAACCTGAAAAGATTTTTCTGGAAATCATTGACCGTAAAGTTGGCCTTCAGCAATTTCAATGCAGGAATATAGCCTTTACACTTGGATTAAGCGGTGAAGCTTTTAAAAATATGGTAAAATTCGTCAAAGGCCTTTATGATACCTATATGGGCGCTGACCTCGCAATGCTTGAAATAAACCCGGTCCTCAAAACCAGCGATGATAAAATACTGGCTGTCGATTGCAAAATGCGGCTTGATCAGAATGCACTTTACAGACATGCAGATTATGTTGCAATGCGCGACATCTATGAAGAAGATTTTGCTGAAGTGGAAGCCGGACAGTATAACCTCAATTATGTGAAATTGAATGGCAATGTAGGTTGTATGGTGAATGGAGCCGGACTGGCCATGGCTACAATGGATATCATCAAGCAGAGTGGGGGAGAACCTGCTAATTTCCTTGATGTAGGAGGTACTGCCAATGCCGAACGCGTCGAAAAAGCCTTCAGGATTATTTTAAAAGACCATAGCGTGAAAGCCATATTGGTGAATATTTTTGGTGGTATCGTCCGCTGCGACCGCGTAGCACAGGGTATCGTTGATGCCTATAAAAACATTGGAGATATTCATGTTCCCATTATCGTCAGATTGCAAGGAACCAATGCACTGGAAGCGAAGGAACTTATCAGTCAATCCGGATTAGCAGTGTATTCGGCTGTTTCCCTTCAGGAAGCTGCTGACCTTGTGAATAAAGTGCTTAATTAA